Genomic DNA from Novipirellula galeiformis:
TGCGAATGCGATTCTTGCGAAAAGCTCAGTTGCAGAGTTGCGTCGGTTGCGCGTCGATGAGAGCGCCAGCGAATTGAAGCTAAGCGGACGGGTGCGCAGTTTCTATCACAAGCAACTCGCACAAGAGACCGTGCGCATCGTGGCCGGTGCGTTACGTGTGAACAACACGGTTCATGTTAGCGGTTGATTCCGCTGGGAAGGGGGCCGAGAAACGCCCTGGCCTTCCCTTGCTCGCGGTGCGTCACCCAGGTGATCTTTTCTAGCACGCGGCCCTTTCGAGCATGCCTTTCTTTAAACCACTCAGCAAAT
This window encodes:
- a CDS encoding BON domain-containing protein produces the protein MIQRPCHQNIATAANAILAKSSVAELRRLRVDESASELKLSGRVRSFYHKQLAQETVRIVAGALRVNNTVHVSG